One genomic window of Gallaecimonas sp. GXIMD4217 includes the following:
- the leuB gene encoding 3-isopropylmalate dehydrogenase: MKARILLLPGDGIGPEIVASAQAALSAIAKRFGHDFAFAEAPIGGAALDQGLAPLPDDTLARCRAADAILLGAVGGPKWDDKAPGQRPENGLLALRQGLGLFANLRPIQPHPALSAASPIKAELLEGVDILVVRELTGGIYFGEREEGTEQASDLCRYSSTEVARVVRKAAELARGRRGRLTQVDKANVLATSRLWRRVSDQVLADYPELDTEHLLVDAAAMHLISRPRDFDVLVTENLFGDILTDEAAMLCGSLGMLPSASLGEGTLGLYEPAHGSAPTLAGQDLANPMATLLSAALLLRHSLALEAEASALEQAVWACVEAGQVTADLGGQLGTGAVTEAILARL, translated from the coding sequence ATGAAGGCCCGGATCCTGCTGCTGCCCGGCGACGGCATAGGCCCGGAGATCGTCGCCTCGGCACAAGCGGCGCTCAGCGCCATCGCCAAGCGCTTCGGCCATGACTTCGCCTTTGCCGAGGCACCCATAGGCGGCGCCGCCTTGGATCAGGGCCTGGCGCCCCTGCCCGACGACACCCTGGCCCGCTGCCGGGCGGCGGACGCCATCCTGCTCGGCGCCGTGGGCGGCCCCAAATGGGACGACAAGGCCCCGGGACAGCGGCCGGAAAACGGCCTGCTGGCCCTGCGCCAGGGCCTGGGGCTGTTCGCCAACCTGAGGCCCATCCAGCCCCACCCGGCGCTTTCGGCGGCCAGCCCCATCAAGGCCGAGCTGCTGGAGGGGGTCGACATCCTGGTGGTGCGGGAGCTGACCGGCGGCATCTATTTCGGTGAGCGTGAAGAAGGAACAGAGCAGGCCAGTGATCTGTGCCGCTACAGCAGCACCGAGGTGGCGCGGGTGGTGCGAAAGGCCGCCGAACTGGCCCGGGGCCGCCGCGGCCGCCTGACCCAGGTCGACAAGGCCAATGTGCTGGCCACCTCCAGGCTGTGGCGCCGGGTCAGCGACCAGGTGCTGGCCGACTACCCGGAACTGGACACCGAACACCTGCTGGTGGATGCCGCCGCCATGCACCTCATCTCGAGGCCAAGGGATTTTGATGTCCTGGTCACCGAAAACCTCTTTGGCGATATCCTCACCGACGAGGCGGCCATGCTGTGCGGCTCCCTGGGCATGCTGCCCTCGGCGTCCCTGGGGGAAGGCACCCTGGGCCTGTACGAGCCCGCCCACGGCTCGGCGCCGACACTGGCCGGCCAGGATCTCGCCAACCCCATGGCCACCCTGCTGTCGGCAGCCCTGCTGCTGCGCCATTCCCTGGCTCTGGAGGCGGAGGCCTCGGCCCTGGAGCAGGCGGTCTGGGCCTGCGTCGAGGCCGGTCAGGTGACGGCGGATCTGGGCGGGCAGCTGGGCACTGGCGCGGTCACCGAAGCCATACTGGCGCGGCTCTGA
- a CDS encoding S8 family serine peptidase, whose product MFQNTFRLSLVAAACSALLACNSENNNVEAPAAEVPPPSQSIQATALGQQTAPIYTGQLIVKYQGQKGEGAPGDKALAAMEARLMDKASAAGLNLSKVRSLTKQIQLYKLENRDDVHKAVKALSDAEGVAYVEADRWMRPMMPPNDPQYNSQWHYFGATGMNVDNAWDSANGAGVVVSVIDSGIRPNHPDLANQLLPGYDFISHSWIANDGDGRDNDPTDAGDYLRAGECEQFYGQYYPQRDTPASWHGSHVAGTIAAETNNNVGVAGVAHGARVFAARALGRCGGSTADIVDAIRWSAGLAVAGTPANANPADVINMSLGGGGACGAAYQDAINDAVNAGAVVVVAAGNDNTNVSNASPANCNNVISVASTGRDGNRSWFSNYGNLIDIAAPGGSGDGVAANDIYSTVNSGQYAEGNESYGTMAGTSMAAPHVAGVAALMKGVNDQLTPAQIEQMIKDSARAFTSTDCTTANCGEGHLDAAAAVALAQGGNGTDPGTEPGGDVLSDGSVVSGIALAKGEKRVFTIEVPANAQNLSLNLAGPNGDADLWVKAGSEPSSSSDATWKSQGYNSNESVAISTPAAGTYYVVVYAYGAFDSASLTAGLTVSEPSSGGESVFENTNDVTITDNATASSTINVDRAGDSGTVLVSVDIKHSYRGDLRIKVFTPTGASATLQEPSNDSADNINKTWSLDAGTIPAAGEWRLTVEDVYSGDTGYIDSWKLEFQN is encoded by the coding sequence ATGTTCCAGAACACATTCCGCCTGTCCCTGGTGGCAGCGGCCTGCAGCGCCTTGCTGGCCTGTAACAGCGAAAACAACAACGTCGAGGCCCCCGCTGCCGAGGTGCCGCCGCCGAGCCAGAGCATCCAGGCCACCGCCCTGGGCCAGCAGACCGCGCCCATCTACACCGGCCAGCTGATCGTCAAGTATCAGGGCCAAAAGGGTGAAGGCGCCCCGGGCGACAAGGCCCTGGCCGCCATGGAAGCCAGGCTGATGGACAAGGCCAGCGCCGCCGGCCTGAACCTGTCCAAGGTGCGCTCCCTGACCAAGCAGATCCAGCTCTACAAACTGGAGAACCGTGACGACGTTCACAAGGCCGTCAAGGCCCTGAGCGACGCCGAAGGCGTGGCCTACGTCGAAGCCGATCGCTGGATGCGGCCGATGATGCCCCCCAACGATCCCCAGTACAACAGCCAGTGGCATTACTTCGGCGCCACCGGCATGAACGTCGACAACGCCTGGGACAGCGCCAACGGCGCCGGCGTGGTGGTGTCCGTCATCGACAGCGGTATCCGCCCCAACCACCCGGATCTGGCTAACCAGCTGCTGCCCGGCTACGACTTCATTTCCCACAGCTGGATCGCCAACGACGGTGACGGTCGCGACAACGACCCGACCGACGCCGGCGACTACCTGCGCGCCGGCGAGTGCGAGCAGTTCTACGGCCAGTACTACCCCCAGCGTGACACCCCGGCCTCCTGGCACGGCTCCCACGTGGCCGGCACCATCGCCGCCGAGACCAACAACAACGTCGGCGTAGCCGGTGTCGCCCATGGCGCCCGCGTCTTCGCGGCCCGGGCCCTGGGCCGTTGCGGCGGCTCCACCGCCGACATCGTCGACGCCATCCGCTGGTCCGCCGGCCTGGCCGTGGCCGGCACCCCGGCCAACGCCAACCCCGCCGACGTCATCAACATGAGCCTGGGTGGCGGCGGCGCCTGTGGCGCGGCCTACCAGGACGCCATCAACGACGCCGTCAACGCCGGTGCCGTGGTGGTGGTGGCTGCCGGCAACGACAACACCAATGTCTCCAACGCCAGCCCCGCCAACTGTAACAACGTCATCTCCGTGGCCTCCACCGGCCGCGACGGCAACCGCAGCTGGTTCTCCAACTACGGCAACCTGATCGACATCGCCGCCCCGGGCGGCAGCGGTGACGGCGTCGCCGCCAACGACATCTACTCCACCGTCAACAGCGGCCAGTACGCCGAAGGCAACGAAAGCTACGGCACCATGGCCGGCACCTCCATGGCTGCCCCCCATGTGGCCGGCGTGGCGGCCCTGATGAAGGGCGTCAACGATCAGCTGACCCCGGCCCAGATCGAGCAGATGATCAAGGACAGCGCCCGTGCCTTCACCAGCACCGACTGCACCACCGCCAACTGCGGCGAAGGTCACCTGGATGCGGCCGCCGCCGTGGCCCTGGCCCAGGGTGGTAACGGTACCGATCCCGGCACCGAGCCCGGCGGCGACGTGCTGAGCGACGGCAGCGTGGTCAGCGGCATCGCCCTGGCCAAGGGCGAGAAGCGCGTCTTCACCATCGAGGTGCCCGCCAACGCCCAGAACCTGAGCCTGAACCTGGCCGGCCCCAACGGCGACGCCGATCTCTGGGTCAAGGCCGGTAGCGAGCCGAGCTCCTCTTCCGACGCCACCTGGAAGAGCCAGGGCTACAACTCCAACGAGTCCGTGGCCATCAGCACCCCGGCCGCCGGCACCTACTATGTGGTTGTCTACGCCTACGGCGCCTTCGACTCCGCCAGCCTCACCGCCGGCCTGACCGTCTCCGAGCCCAGCAGCGGCGGCGAGTCCGTGTTTGAGAACACCAACGACGTCACCATCACCGACAACGCCACCGCCAGCTCCACCATCAACGTGGACAGGGCCGGCGACTCCGGCACCGTGCTGGTGAGCGTGGACATCAAGCACAGCTACCGCGGCGACCTGCGCATCAAGGTGTTCACC